In Panicum virgatum strain AP13 chromosome 5K, P.virgatum_v5, whole genome shotgun sequence, the genomic window TGGAGGCTACGCTCGCACGGAGACGGCACGGCACGAGCCACGTGGGGACCCAGATTCGGTGATATCCTTTAGGCATGTCAAGGCGTGACATTGGGTGCATCTTGGCCATTGAAAACGAATCCAACGCCTAGCGCTAGTTGGGCACGCAGACATCCTGTTTCCGTGTCCGTTAGCCCATCCTGTTTTCACGCCCTGCCTCTGCTTCCCTCCCAGTCAGCGCCGCTCGTCCCCAATTCCGCCCGCTCCTACCTCCGACCATCCGGTGGCCACCGCTGCCCTCCTCCCATCCTGCCGTGCTGGTGTGTTCGGAAGGGAGGCGTGCCGCCGTCCCGCCCCACTCCCTCCGGCAACGCACCTAGGCCCGCGATCGTGCccagccgccgcgcgccgccgtgccactGTCTCCCCACCGACGTGGGTTGACTGAGctgcggcgtcgccggcgcggcTCTGCCTCGGCGGAGCCTGGCGGCCCCTCTCGCGGCTCTTGTGTTGTGCACTTCCTCTGTATGAGACGGCGCGGCTATGCCTCGGTGGAGCCTGGCGGCCCCTCTCGCGACTCTCGTGCGGTGCGCTTCCTCTGTATGAGCAATGGAGTTTTAATTTCCTCTGTTTAACAAGCATATGAATTTGAACAATGGAGTATCCTAAAATTGTCTCATTTTCAAATTATTGTGCAGGTGGCAAGATCCTGAGCATGTGGAATCATCAATGGAACTGGATGTTGTGAAGCATTTGAGCAGGAATTGGATGGTAATGATCAATAATTTGAGCATTGAGCATGAGGAAGGAAGTGTGAAGAACTACATATATGTTGTGTTGAACTGTGATTGTTGTACTGGTGTCCCAATTGCATCAGTGACAGATTGTAATGAAGTAGAAGCAGAGTGTATTAGTAACTATGTGGGCATATGTGAAGCTAATCATGTGAGACTCTGTAATTGTGTTTTGGTCAATATCATGACTAAAATTGAGGTGGTAGTCAATTTCCTAAAATTGTTTCATGTATGACTGAGCCATATATGTATGTTGTAATTGGACCCAAATGTATGTTGTAATTTAATTGAATGAGCCATATAGAAGCATCAAAACAGCCATATAGAAGTTGATAAAGTTTTTGGAGCATACATGTCATTCAAACATGTCTTCGTACAGAACAACTATTTTAAATGTAGGCCATATTCATTTGTACAATTTGTCTATAAAATACTATAGTTAGCCCTGTCCAAATACTATACAGAGTCATGTCCAAAAGTCATCTAACCATCTTGCTGCCTCTAGAACATATTTTGATAACAGAGAATATCATCATCATAACTTGGTGCAGTCACAAGCTGGATAAAATTGCTAATGATATTGTATTGTTGttctttctttcaaaaaaatattgtatTGTTGAAGCTTCACATTTCTGACTTTCTAACTGGCATCCATCACTTTTACCTGCCTTTCTAACTGGCATCCATCACTTTTACCTGTGGCTGTAAagtattatttttcttttgtttctgcCAATGAGAAGTCAATAAATTAGTTAAGCAATTTTTTTACAACAACATATAGAGATGAGTAGCATGCATATGATATATCTTTACTCTCTTTTTTTGGTATTGCAGATTTAGGATTCCTGCACTTCCCTTTGCGTAGCTTATCGATCCAAGTTCTAGTTCTTCTTGACTTTTTTGACTGGATGTCCTTCTTTAGTCGTGCAGCACTAAGCAAATTATCTCTTTGTTGCATATTTGGGTCAATATTTTCTTTGTCCTCACATGGCTCTTTGTCCCCACTCGCTGTGGCAACCCCAACGGCCGTCCTGCTTGTGGCTTCACAGCGGCAGGACCAGCACGGCTGCTTCCACACACTGGGCGGCCCCTTCTGGGCTGCGTGCGGTGGCTGGGCAGGCGCTCCACGCCCGACGGCCAAGGGCACGATGGCCGACCACCTCCCCATTTGTCGCGGCGACAGGGGCCGAACGAGCGCGAGTGTAAGCGGTGAAAGCGAGCACGAGCGGCAGCACGGGAGGAATGACTGCAATTGGGGGCCGCCCCGCTAGTGCCACTGGAAATGGGGGAAACATGCTGTATGCGGGCCCAACCAGTAGTAGGTGTTGGATCCGTTTTCAAGGGTCAAGATGCATCCAATGTCACACGTTGATATGCTTAAGACTGTCCGCATTCGTTATACTCTAAATTCATCTTTTAAAATAAATATTCTATTATGGTCAtctaaattctctctatgtcCAGTTCTCCTTGAGACGCCGCTAAATATAGCGGTTGGGAAgcgatccttttttttttaccatgaGCTATCCAGTATCCGATGGAGGAACGAGTATCGGACCGGCTCTCGCTAATTTACGGTTGGCCGTAGGGAGCGGCTCCCTACGGTCGATCTCCCGAccgttttttcttcttccttttttagtaagtttttgtcgttttgtgataaaaaaaatttagaaaaaaattcagaaaacattttcggagagatagaaaaaatttcaaggggaattttagagagagaaaaaaaaattcaaaaaaaattttagacagataaaaaaatttcaaaaaaaaattgagagagATGGAAAAAATTCTGAAGAGATAGGAAAAAAATAACgagaaaaaatttgtgcaaaaatcaattgaaaaaaaataaatcaaaaaaattgaaggtagaaatttttttattcaaattataaaaaataaagaaaaaaacaacCCGGCTGCAGgcagcggcgcctcctcccCCACCACCGGCTTGCTGCGCCGTctccgctcctcgccgccaccaccggtCGCCCGTTGCAGCTACTTTAGACTGTGCTGCTCTCGCCCGCCACCGAAGTTCCAGCCGCCGCGCCCTTGCTCGCCGCGAGAGATCTTTGCCTCCTCGCTCTCTGTGGACTCATGCCTGCTCGCATTGATCTTCACCTCGTCGCTCTCTGTGGGCTCGCACCTGCTCGCATCCTCCGTAGGCTCGGGATCCatcaaaagaaagagagagcaaGAGCAAAACGAAAAGTAACCggagaagaaaggaggaggcTGGCCCCTGGATGGATGAGGATGAAGGACGACGGGATGAGATAAGATGCGGGGGAATAAAAAAAGACACAGGTGTGGGGCCCACCATGTGAATTTGGTCGGCGCCTCCACGGACTACTCGACCCTGTTCGCTTCCGTCCGGTTGACCGTAAAAACAGTATTGGGTATCGGACCCGGTGCGATCACCGAATGCACATCTGACCAAATGCACGTGATGCTGTGGGCCTCATACATCCAGTAAAAACGAAGAATATACACCAATACGCGGGGAGAGAGCATGGCGTCCATCCAACTCTTCAGTCACATAAGCAATTTAGTAATATGGTAAGACCGGTTGACCGTAAAAACAGTATTGGGTATCGGACCCGGTGCGATCACCGAATGCACATCTGACCAAATGCACGTGATGCTGTGGGCCTCATACATCCAGTAAAAACGAAGAATATACACCAATACGCGGGGAGAGAGCATGGCGTCCATCCAACTCTTCAGTCACATAAGCAATTTAGTAATATGGTAAGAGAGTTAACGAAGAAAAAAATAGGCATGGTTTCTCATACAAGATACTATCACTGCTTTTCTCTTCTGCCAAATCAACACAAGTCATCagtcaccagccagccagcaatacttttctctcacaataaatcagcaccagccaccagtcacagccagccgaacagagtgcaTGTCTACACAAGAATCAAGAAAGGGAGAAGAGTAATATGGTGAAGCaatgagagagaaaagagaggatTAGATGAGATTTATTTTCTTCATTCATTATACAAACTATGCATTGAGGAGTTAGTGTCTATAGATAGTTTTTTACTGTTTTTTTAGACATCACCTATAGACACTAGAGATGGCCTAAGCACCGCATGCACATCCTTGCCTTTATTTTTAATTCGTCTCAAGGGTTGTTTGGTTTTAGGGGTTAAACTTTAGTTCatatcacatcaaagagaatcttagtatttagaagtattaaataaaagttaattataaaactaactgcagaaccccagagctaaactgcgagacgaatctaataaggtatattaatccataattagcggatgattactgtagcacaactatagtaaattatgaattaattaggcttattagattcgtctcgcgaattagcacttagctgtcaaaaaaatttataaacatattttatttaatactacaaAATAATAAGATTTCTTTTAATATGACAggactaaaacaaaacaaagtcCCTGAAAACGGCCTTAGTTTTCCGAGTCCTACGCTTTACTGGTGTAGCGACACCAATGTTTTGGTAAACATATTCAAACGTCTCTTTGTCGGGAGCATACCGCTGGATCAGATCTGTAGTTGACTGGCTGTTCAACGAGTCCTGGGTCTCGTTTCTCTTGCAGCACAGCGCTTGCTCCATAGTCCAGAGGCAAGGCAAGCCCACTGCTCTGGCAATCTCGCATCCCTGTTCGTCTCCGGCTCTGGCAACTTTGTTTCCGCGCCCGTGTAAGCTCTCCCATCTCTTCACTAACTTGTTAGCTATTTCTTCACTCTTCCTTCTGTGCATCCATTGACTCATGGGAAATGAAAGATGACTGCTTGGTAGCTTGTAAGATCTGTTTCTTATCTCGGCTGTAATAATGCAATTCACTAATTTACCTCGTATTTACTCGAGCAGGTTTGTTTCTCCAACCGCATCGCTGTCGTTCGCTCTTCACTCACTTCCCTTCCATTGCTCCTCTGTTCAATCACTGATCCATCcatactactacaaaaaaaaatccaacaaaacacactagaaaagaaaaaaaaacagtagtCTTCTCTAGCTTCTTATCGTTTACCTAGTATTCCGTTCCTTGTCTTTACTTTTACATTTTGCCCATTTTTTCTGCCCCCTCCTCGTCTAGAAAACCAAAAAATATCGAGCCTTTGCTTGTTTCCCAATATTTCCACATCTAGATCTCTGTAAACTTCCAAGCATCTCGTGCCAGTACTAATTTATTTCTTCTGACTCTGTTCGCTTCATCTTCGCTGCATCCAGCCAATAGTATTTCTCTCACACACAAAACCAGCACCAGTTatcagcaccagccagctagcattatttttctctcacaaaaaattagcaccaaccaccagcaccagccagctgaacacaGCTTCATCTGCCAcactttcatcatccaacatcTCTTCACTTGCATAAGCGCGGGGCAACACAAATACTTCAGATCCATGGCGGATGTGCCACTGGCCGGCTTACGGTGGGTGGCATCGCCGATCGTCAAGAAGCTCCTCGCTGAGGCTTCAACCTACCTGGGCGTGGACATGGCGCGTGAGCTCCAAGAACTGGAAACCACCGTCCTTCCACAGTTCGATCTGGTGATTGAAGCGGCCGAGAAGAGCCACAACAGGGACAAGCTCAAGGCATGGCTCCAGCAGCTCAAAAAAGCCTTCTATGACGCCGAGGACCTGTTGGACGAGCATGAGTACAACCTTCTCAAACGCAAGGCGAAGAGCGGGAAGGATTCCTCACCGGAAGAGGATGCCTCCTCCATTAAATCATCTATTCTGAAGCCTTTTCGTGCTGCAACGAGCAGGGCACGGAACTTGCTCCCTGGAAACAGAAGGCTCATTGATAAGCTCACTGAACTGAAGGCCATCCTGGCGAAAGCCAAAGACTTCCGTGAACTTCTTGGCCTACCTGCTGGTAATACTGCAGGATGCTCCACCATACCAACAACCGTTGTTGCTCCTGCCACAACGACATCACATCGCACTTCAAAGGTGTTCGGTCGTGACGCAGATCGCGATCGAATAGTAGATCTTCTCACCAAGACACCTGCTGCTGCgtcaagtcaagctagctactcGGGCGTGGCCATTATTGGGCTCGGAGGCATGGGGAAGTCCACCTTGGCACAGCATGTCTATCATGACAAGAGGATTGAAGAACATTTTGATGTCAAGATGTGGATCTGCATCTCGCGCAAGCTCGATCTGCATCGTCACACACGGGAGATTTTCGAGTCCCTAACAAAAAACAAGTGCGAACATTTTGATAATCTTGACACTCTTCAAAGCAAATTAAGGGACGAACTGCAAAGTTCACAGAAATTCCTTCTCGTGCTGGATGATGTATGGTTTAAGGAATCTGACAATGAGGCAGAGTGGGAGCAGCTTCTAGCTCCTCTGATTTTTCAGCAGCCAGGGAGCAAAGTCTTGATAACATCTCGAAATGACACATTTCCTTCTGTTCTTTGCTGCAAACAAGTCATTCGTTTGGAAAACATGGAAGATGCTGAGTTCATCGCACTCTTCAAACATCATGCCTTCTCTGGAGCAGAAATCGAAGACCATCTGTTGCGTATGGAGCTAGAACAGACCGCAGAGAAGATTGCTAAGAGGCTTGGGCAATCTCCTCTCGGAGCAAAAGTTCTGGGTTCCCGATTGAGCAGGAAAAAGAATATCACTGAATGGAAAGCTGCTTTTAAGATCGAGAATTTGAGTGACGAGCCCACAAAAGCTCTCATGTGGAGTTTTGAGAAGTTAGATCCACGTGTGCAGAGGTGCTTTCTATATTGCAGCTTATTTCCAAAAGGACACTGGTTTAAAATTGATGAGATGGTTCACCTTTGGATGGCAGAGGGCCTTGTTGATTCGTGCAAGCCGAGGAGAATGGAAGATATGGGGACTGATTACTTCAATGAAATGGTCTCTGTATCATTCTTTCAATTGGTTTCTGAAAGATATTATGGTCCATGGTATATCATGCATGATCTCCTTCATGATTTGGCAGAGTCACTCTCTAGAGAAGATTGCTTTAGATTGGAAGATGATAATGTGACAAAAATACCATGCACTGTTCGGCATCTATCTGTTCGAGTTGAGAGTATGGAAAAGCACAAGCAAAGTATCTGCAAGCTACATCATTTACGCACTGTTATCTGCATCCACCCACTAGTGGATGAAGCACACATTCTTTTTGATCAGATATTGCAAAACTGTGAGAAGTTGCGTGTACTATATTTGTCATTTTACACCAGCAACAAATTGCCTGAATCTGTTGGTAAGCTGAAGCACCTTCGATATTTGAACCTCGTCAGAACTTCAGTTTCAGAATTGCCTAGATCATTATGTACTCTTTACCACTTAGAGTTACTTCAGTTAAATAATGGAGTGAAGAGTTTGCCCGACAAACTCTGCATTTTAAGTAAGTTACGACATCTTGAAGGGTACAATGATGATATAACATATGAAGGACCTCTTCCGCAAATTCCCAACATGGGAAAGCTAACTTCACTCCAACACATACTTGAAGTTTCTGTGCAAAAGAAGAAGGGATATGAGTTGCGACAATTGAGGGACTTGAATGAACTCGGTGGCAGTTTGCATATCAGAAATATTGAGAATGTGACCACAAGGGATGAAGCTTTAGAGTCAAAGCTAGATCAGAAAAGTCGTCTTAAACGTTTGCAGCTTGTATGGAGTTGTAAGAATGACATGGATGCAGAGGATAGTTCACATTTGGAGATATTGGAAGGTCTCAAGCCGCCACCTCAACTGAATGGCCTCGAAATCGAAGGTTACAAGTCTTCGTCGTATCCGAGGTGGTTACAGGATGATTCCTATTTTGAGAATTTGGAATCTTTTAGGCTTACTTGTTGCAGTGTTTTAGAAGGCCTACCATCTGAACTCCTTTGGCATTGCTCTGAGCTGGCCCTTAATGTTCTTCCGAAACTTAAGACATTATCTTGGCTGCCAGCGTGCCTGACAAGCTTATCAATTCTAAGATGCCCACTGCTTATGTTCATCACAAAAAATGAACTGGAACAGTCTGATCTGAGGGAAAACTTAATGACCGAGCACCTGTCATCTAAACTTGCATGGATGCTGGAGGAGTATTCAGGATCAGATCTTAGAAGCATACTATCAGAAGAACATTCATCTCTAAAGCAGTTGGCGACAATGATGGATGATGATATATCAAATCATCTTCAAATTATTGAAAAAACtcgagaagaagaaagagatgAAACATTGGTGAAAGAAAACGATGAAACATTGATGAAAGAAAACATCATCAAGGCATGGCTATGTTGCCATGAGCAGAGGATAAGACTCGCCTACAGAAGGAATGTCGAGCTGCCACTGATTCTACCATCAGGACTTTGTAAACTTGAGCTTTCTTCCTGCGTTGTTACAGATGGAGCTTTAGCTATTTGCCTTGGTGGCCTCACTTCACTGAGAGAGTTGTCACTAGATCATATTATGACTTTGACTGCGCTTCCGTCAGAAGAGGTGTTTCAGCATTTGACAAAGCTTGACTCTTTGTTCATCGTAGGCTGCTGGTGTCTCAGATCATTAGGGGGCTTAAGAGTTGCTACATCTCTTTCCTATCTAAGATTACCTTGCTGCCCTTCTTTGGAGCTGGCACGTGGAGCAGAATTTTTACCGTCCACACTTGGGAGAATCTACATATATAAATGTATGCTTGAGGCTGACACATTCATTAATGGCTTGCCACACCTGAAAGATCTTACGATTTATCAGTGCAGAAGCTCCGCATCCTTATTGATTGGGCATCTGACCTCACTCGAATCATTATCACTAGAAAAGGTCCCTGATCTGTGCTTTCTCAAAGGTTCGTCTTCCCTGGAACTTGAGAGAGTAACTTTGACGGATGTCCCAAAACTCTCTGCCGAGTGCATCTCGCAGTTCCGTGTCAAGGTAAAACTCACCATTAGTAGCTCCGTATTGCTCAACCAGATGGTCAAGGTTGAAGGTTTTACACTCCCACCGTTTCTTTCTCTTGACGGTTGCAAGGAGCCATCGGTTTCATTTGAAGAATCTGCAGATTTCTCGTCTGTCAAGATCCTGCACTTATGGCACTGTGAAATGAAGTCCCTGCCTAAAAATATGGAATGCTTCTCCAGTCTGGAGAGGCTCGGTTTCTATTACTGCCCCAACATATCATCTTTACCAGACCTTCCATCCTCCCTCCAGTGCATAACCATATGGTACTgtgaatttttgaaaaagagcTGTCAAGAACCTGATGGAGAAAGCTGGCCAAAGATTGCCCATATCGGCTCGAAGGAATTCAAATGATTGGCGGCGACTCGCAACTAAATATGGAGGTGGAAAGGTAAAGGGTTAATGCTCCATCAAAgcatccaatttttttttgtgacatACATTTCTAATGCTTCAATACGttgtctttttttaaaaaaaaaaacagcaatcCGGAGATATGTCTTTCCAGCACCCTCTTCTGTGCCGTATGTTACCTgttcaagctcatcatcacccAGTTCAAGTCTGAAGTTCGCCTGTGGCTGGTGCCGTCCTCTCAGTTCCCTGCCTCTCCGATTACAGCTTGCGTTGCCCTGCCACCCTCCTCAGCTCATGAGCAGCTGAGCACCCGGTCCACTGACGGCTCATGAGTCATGAGCGAGGGTCATGTGACTCGTGTTGGTTCTCTTTtgtctcctttctctctctctctctctctctctctctctctctctctctctctctctcttattcTGTTGCCCCTTGCCTACGAACAATTGTCTCCTGTCTCTTATTCTGGTATTGCTTTTGACTGTTCCTGGGATTGGTATTTGGTGTTGAACAATTCTTGTGCAGGTAGTTAGCTTTCAGGATCTTTACTGTTTTGATTCTGTTAGAGCGCATGGCTGAGTTAATTGGCTGTGCGCATGGGCTCTGACGTGCGCACGGGAGCGCGTCACGATCCTGGAGTTTGGGATGGCAGGCTTCATCGAGGGATGGTGGCGCGTTTGCCGGCCGCGTGGGCCATTGTAAGTTGCTTCATAAATTCAGCAATAGAGTCAACAGAAAAGCAGCAAGTCGGGCTGCACCAAATGAGATCGCGTCTCTGTGTACTCCAGGTGTTCGCGTGAGTTTGCGTGTGTGTGTTCcagtgagctcgccggcggcgcgatcGCAGCGTTGACACTCTGACATTTGGCACTTTCTGCGATCGTTCTGTCTGTGTGCTATTTTTCACCTggccttgagctccacaaaattTACTTTTCTCCTTTGAAAGTACGCCAAGCGCTTGTAGTCTAGTCTGTAGAAGATGGTGAGCACCGAGTTGAAGCCTGGTGAGCATTTGTTATTGCTGAACTATCAAAATATCTGAATCAAGTGAAATTGGTCAGATCGCACTGGTGGGCTAGTCTGTAGTTGGCTCAACCCAAGTTATTAGGACCGGACTGGTAGTCGAACACGTGGGGGTGTCAGTTCAATGGTTCACAGGTTCAACCGTTacaaaccggttgaactgacggtTCAAAAGTTTTAGACTGTTGAACTGAACCGGTCATTGATATTTTGAACCgatcatatatatacatataataATTAACAGTACAAACTAAATAATGCATAGTTGATCATAAGTAAAATAAACTCATAAATAACACAACTATATAACCAAATTGATTGCATACGAAGTTCAACATGTGAAGCACACATTCAAATAGCATGTTCATAACAGGAGCCTTGCAGAGTTAACTCAATTTGTAACGCACActatacaaattgaatcaaTAAAGTATTGAATCTGGAACTCTGGATACTAACCGTTGGCCATGTGCTGCTGTCTTGCTTCCTTGCTTGTGGAGCGGCCCtttgccggccgccggccgcacagCGTCGCAAGTCGCACGGCACGGACAGGGAGTCAGGGAGGTGGAGCCGTGGCGGGCTGGAACCTGGAGCAAGTGCCGTGCTGCCCCCGGCCGCTGGCCGCAGGATCGCGCAGAGCCGCAGACACGCACCCACCGAGGGGCCAGGGGACAGGGCGACGAACGAGCAGGCAGGGGGTGAGGGGGAGCGCCGCGTCTCGACGGCTGTCGTCGGCCGTCGCCCTTTTCACCACCGGCAAACCAgatgcgccgccggccgccgcccttttCTCAGATGCGCCGCCGCTACCAGTACCAGGCGCCAAATGCAAAGGTTCCCTCCCAGGTGTGAGAAAAACACGGCCTTTCCAGTTATACCCTGAGTAGATAAGACTATGCTGAATCAACagagggataaaatgggtaaaATTCGAAACCAGTCCGGTTCGCATGGAACCGGCCGGTTCACGGTTCTGTAAAGAAACCAGTCGGTTCGTCTGGTTTTTACCTATTCGATTGCCCAGACGATTTTTAAGTGAACTAGACCGATATAGTCTCTAGTTAGCGGTTTTCTCGGTCCAATAGGCGGTCCGGTCCTAATAACTAATAACTAGAGGCTCAACCGCTATTGTTCCAATTTTAGAACAGTCATTATTTTtaaaggggggagggggggttcAATTTTCCGTTGACAATAGAATGAGCCTAGTTAAAAAGTTTGAAAAGGCTGTGTGCACTATATTTTGTCATGTTACAAAAGCAACAAACGTGTATAGAGACATGGCGGTTGTGATGTACTCCATCCATTCACTTATGATAGATATATTATCAAAATTGAAAAATTCATATATGATCGATATATTTAGGCTCCACCTTGAGTTTCCACGACGCCGTCTGTTCCGCTTCGTCTTCGCAATAACTCCGGCACCTCGAATGAAGAGACAACGGTGTCATCCCTCCGCTTTGGCTCCGTGATGTTTAAAATCAGTTGCCCACATCCCTCCAGACCCATTCAGGAGTGCACCGG contains:
- the LOC120706495 gene encoding putative disease resistance RPP13-like protein 1, translated to MADVPLAGLRWVASPIVKKLLAEASTYLGVDMARELQELETTVLPQFDLVIEAAEKSHNRDKLKAWLQQLKKAFYDAEDLLDEHEYNLLKRKAKSGKDSSPEEDASSIKSSILKPFRAATSRARNLLPGNRRLIDKLTELKAILAKAKDFRELLGLPAGNTAGCSTIPTTVVAPATTTSHRTSKVFGRDADRDRIVDLLTKTPAAASSQASYSGVAIIGLGGMGKSTLAQHVYHDKRIEEHFDVKMWICISRKLDLHRHTREIFESLTKNKCEHFDNLDTLQSKLRDELQSSQKFLLVLDDVWFKESDNEAEWEQLLAPLIFQQPGSKVLITSRNDTFPSVLCCKQVIRLENMEDAEFIALFKHHAFSGAEIEDHLLRMELEQTAEKIAKRLGQSPLGAKVLGSRLSRKKNITEWKAAFKIENLSDEPTKALMWSFEKLDPRVQRCFLYCSLFPKGHWFKIDEMVHLWMAEGLVDSCKPRRMEDMGTDYFNEMVSVSFFQLVSERYYGPWYIMHDLLHDLAESLSREDCFRLEDDNVTKIPCTVRHLSVRVESMEKHKQSICKLHHLRTVICIHPLVDEAHILFDQILQNCEKLRVLYLSFYTSNKLPESVGKLKHLRYLNLVRTSVSELPRSLCTLYHLELLQLNNGVKSLPDKLCILSKLRHLEGYNDDITYEGPLPQIPNMGKLTSLQHILEVSVQKKKGYELRQLRDLNELGGSLHIRNIENVTTRDEALESKLDQKSRLKRLQLVWSCKNDMDAEDSSHLEILEGLKPPPQLNGLEIEGYKSSSYPRWLQDDSYFENLESFRLTCCSVLEGLPSELLWHCSELALNVLPKLKTLSWLPACLTSLSILRCPLLMFITKNELEQSDLRENLMTEHLSSKLAWMLEEYSGSDLRSILSEEHSSLKQLATMMDDDISNHLQIIEKTREEERDETLVKENDETLMKENIIKAWLCCHEQRIRLAYRRNVELPLILPSGLCKLELSSCVVTDGALAICLGGLTSLRELSLDHIMTLTALPSEEVFQHLTKLDSLFIVGCWCLRSLGGLRVATSLSYLRLPCCPSLELARGAEFLPSTLGRIYIYKCMLEADTFINGLPHLKDLTIYQCRSSASLLIGHLTSLESLSLEKVPDLCFLKGSSSLELERVTLTDVPKLSAECISQFRVKVKLTISSSVLLNQMVKVEGFTLPPFLSLDGCKEPSVSFEESADFSSVKILHLWHCEMKSLPKNMECFSSLERLGFYYCPNISSLPDLPSSLQCITIWYCEFLKKSCQEPDGESWPKIAHIGSKEFK